One genomic region from Terriglobus aquaticus encodes:
- a CDS encoding ArsR/SmtB family transcription factor, whose translation MKPLIHPAIEDVPVEAILHALADPVRVALFSEIVAAECAHSCTVLASGVDRPIPKSTLSQHMRILREAGLIRGERKGTEMRNTSRCAEIDARYPGLIRAIADAHAIQMEAEKKKSRARARKRARVVARAA comes from the coding sequence ATGAAGCCGCTGATTCATCCCGCGATTGAAGATGTGCCGGTGGAGGCGATTCTGCATGCGCTGGCGGACCCGGTGCGGGTGGCACTGTTCTCTGAGATTGTGGCCGCGGAGTGCGCCCATAGCTGCACGGTGCTGGCGAGTGGCGTGGACCGGCCGATCCCCAAGTCAACGCTGTCGCAGCACATGCGGATTTTGCGCGAGGCTGGGCTGATTCGCGGCGAACGCAAGGGAACCGAGATGCGGAATACGTCGCGCTGTGCCGAAATCGATGCGCGCTATCCGGGATTGATCCGGGCGATTGCGGATGCGCACGCGATCCAAATGGAAGCAGAGAAGAAGAAATCGCGCGCGCGCGCGCGGAAGCGGGCACGGGTCGTAGCTCGCGCTGCGTAG